One window from the genome of Gemmatimonadota bacterium encodes:
- the cysK gene encoding cysteine synthase A has translation MSGTPDFTPGRGRVYENIAQTIGDTPLVRAPKLSAENGARADVLLKLEFFNPIASVKDRIGVAMIEAMEADGRLEEGSVVVEPTSGNTGIALAFVCAAKGYRCVLTMPETMSIERRKMLALMGAEVFLTPKEEGINGALSKADELTESIPGAVQPMQFDNPANPDIHRRTTAEEIWNDTGGNVDVLISGVGTGGTLTGCSDVLKARNPDMKTVAVEPATSPILSGGEPGPGNMIQGIGAGFVPGVLDTDLIDEVEVVGNEEAIDMARRVARIEGIPMGISGGAALVAAYRQAAGPELDGKTVVAIIPSFAERYISTVLFEGV, from the coding sequence ATGAGCGGAACGCCCGACTTCACCCCTGGCCGCGGCCGGGTCTACGAGAACATCGCCCAGACGATCGGGGACACCCCGCTGGTGCGCGCGCCCAAGCTCAGCGCGGAGAACGGCGCGCGCGCCGACGTCCTCCTCAAGCTCGAGTTCTTCAACCCGATCGCGAGCGTCAAGGACCGCATCGGCGTAGCGATGATAGAGGCCATGGAGGCGGACGGCCGGCTCGAGGAGGGCTCCGTCGTGGTGGAGCCCACGTCGGGCAACACGGGCATCGCGCTGGCGTTCGTGTGCGCCGCCAAGGGATATCGGTGCGTCCTCACGATGCCCGAGACGATGTCCATCGAGCGCCGCAAGATGCTCGCGCTCATGGGCGCCGAGGTGTTCCTCACGCCAAAGGAGGAGGGCATCAACGGCGCGCTGAGCAAGGCCGACGAGCTGACCGAGTCGATCCCAGGCGCCGTGCAGCCGATGCAGTTCGACAACCCCGCCAACCCGGACATCCACAGGCGCACCACCGCCGAGGAGATCTGGAACGACACGGGCGGCAACGTGGACGTCCTCATCTCGGGGGTGGGCACCGGCGGCACGCTCACCGGCTGCTCGGACGTGCTCAAGGCCAGGAACCCGGACATGAAGACCGTCGCGGTAGAGCCCGCCACGTCCCCGATCCTGTCGGGCGGCGAGCCGGGCCCCGGCAACATGATCCAGGGCATCGGCGCGGGCTTCGTGCCCGGCGTGCTCGACACCGACCTGATCGACGAGGTCGAGGTCGTGGGCAACGAGGAGGCCATCGACATGGCGCGCCGCGTGGCCCGGATCGAGGGCATCCCCATGGGCATCTCGGGAGGCGCGGCGCTGGTGGCTGCGTACCGTCAGGCCGCGGGGCCCGAGCTGGACGGCAAGACCGTCGTCGCGATCATCCCGTCCTTCGCCGAGCGGTACATCAGCACGGTGCTGTTCGAGGGGGTGTAG